ACTtaactatatagtgagttcaagaccagcctggactacaggaggctgtgtctcaaaacacaaaaacaagagctggcgaggtggctcagggggtaaaggctgccaagcctgatgacctcagtttgatccTAGGACCCATGGTGGCCTGAGAGAAGTGACTCTCAAAAGATGCCCTCCGACTTCCACACCCATGCCTcggtgtgcacacatacatacaaataatacatttttttaaaataggagaCCTACCTCACAGAACTGTGGTGAGGAGAAAGATAACATGATGTCTAGTACAGAGCAGGTATTAATTTATAACAGTTTTCAGTTTCCCTACAGAGTCATTGAACAGTTAAGAGTCAGCAAAGTATAGTTCACAAGTCAAATCATCAAgtcttctttgttttgagactgggtctcactgtgttgcccaggttggccagGGACCAGAGACTCCTAAGTTTAAATGATCCTTTCAGTCTTCCACcgctgtttattttttttttattattattttttttaattttaaagatttttttatttattatatgtaagtacactgtagctgtcttcagacactccagaagagggtgtcagatcttgttgtggatggttgtgagccaccatgtggttgctgggatttgaactccggaccttcgggagagcagtcgggtgctcttacccactgagccatctcaccagccctccaccGCTGTTTATAACTGCTCTCAATAGCTGTTTTGCATtccagtctttttgttttgttttgttttgtttttcgagacagggtttctctgtatagccctggctgtcctggaactcactttgtagaacaggctggcctcaaactcagaaattcgcctgcctcttcctcccaagagctgggattaaaggcataagcccCGACCATGTGGCTGCACTCCAGTCTTGACTGAAATATGAGACCTTCCCATACGGTCTAATGATGCTTTGCATTACATTAGCAGAGCTGAGCAGAGCCAAGGAAACCAGCTTTTAAAAGCTGTTTAAAATCTTCCCTCTCGAGGGAAGTTTGCCAATCCCTGGGCTAGAAATCTAACTCAGGCCAGGGATTTCCTCCAACAGCACAGCCAGGATCCTGCCTGACTCTGTCTTACCAAGTCTGTGGTTGGTGAGGGAGGGAACACTGGTGGCTCTGAGAGTCAACTTCTTCTCTTCACTGCCTTCCACAGGGCCTAGCAAGAAGCGAACACGCTGTTGAGGAGCAGGAGGCTGCTGGGCATTGAGACCtaagcacaaaagaacacactgtcAGTAAGTAAGAAAAGTTCCAACCCTCGAGAGAAGGGGTAGAGAGATGGTAGCATAGAAGATGAATTTGTGTATTGTAGAAAACAGACTATGACACCTTcagaagccaggtatggtggcacgtatcattaatcccagaactggggaggcagaggcaggcagatctctgaattcaaggcctgaCTGATCTATTctttccagggcagccaagggtATACGGAGAAACCGttctcaaaaaaatgaagaacaaacaaacaaaacaaaaatcctaggtTGGAAATATAGCTCAGTTCATGGAGTGTTTGCACAATATGCAAGATGCCCCAGGTTCCATCCCAGAGCCCTAACAGGAGGTGGTGCTACACAGATGTAGTCTAAGACCTTGGGTAGTGAAGGTAGGAgagtcaaaagttcaaggttagcttcaTCTTACATAGCAAAATTGAGGCTACATgacacttgtttaaaaaaaaaaaaaaaaaaaagagccgggtgtggtggcgcacgcctttaatcccagcactcgggaggcagaggcaggtggatttctgagttcgaggccagcctggtctacaatgtgagttccNNNNNNNNNNNNNNNNNNNNNNNNNNNNNNNNNNNNNNNNNNNNNNNNNNgaaaaaaaaaaaaaaaagaaagaaagaaagaaagaaagaaagaaagaaagaaagaaagaaagaagagaaagaaaaaaattggtgtTGTTTGAGGgtcagtgtggtggttcacacttgtgatcccagcatctggcaggtggagacaggagagtcagaATTCTCAGTGCCTCACTGATTTCAAGCTCGGATTAAttacaaaagaccctgtctcaaaaaccaaaaaaaaagttcaaattcTAACTCTGTAACAGAAACCGTGAAAAAAATCAACACTATAGCATGAATTTCTCTAACGAAAAATAGAGGAGAGTGGGTAGTAACGAAATGTGTacaagagggaaaaaaaccaagaaagtgcTACAAGCAGGCAAACGAATCACGTGACCTCGCTCCATCAGAAAGAACTAATGCGGAGCGGTGGGTCCGCGTCGGAGTCTCACCTTTAAGCAGTTGCAACTCCACGGTCTCACGCAAGTGCAGCCATTTCAGCCCCGGAGGTTTATAGACAGCGAAGAGCCCCTGCAGCCGAGCTAGGCCAGAAGAACCCATGGCTGGAACTCAGCGGTACTACATCGTGCAGACGCGGGGATGCGGACGGAAGTGCCGCGTGGTCCTTTCCCAAATGTGGTCCCTACTGTAGGTAGCCGCTTGTTTCCTTGGCAGGAAGAGGTTCTTGTCTTATTGTCCTCCGGGCGGGAAAATATGAGATGGAGAAGGAAATAGGGCCGGATATCGAGCAACCGAGTTCTCGGTTTTGTTATGTTTGGAATCCCTTtcaggagtttttttgtttgtttgtttctcatatatcccaggctgccctcaaacttgctAAGTTGCGGAGAATTCCTtattttcctgtctccactttcccaagtgctggagtgaCGAGTAATTCACACCGggcttggtttttgagacaaggcatcTCTAGTACTGTCTGCGTACTTAAATAGCCAAGACGGGTCTCGAACTGATCCTACGGCCTCCAGGTTTCAAATGCCGGGTTGACAGGCCTACGTTCTAAATAACGCCTGGCTCACAGCAGTTGTTTTCCTTCAGTGGCAAACAGATCTCGTGGCTTTCCTTCTCACGCTCCTGTCCGTATTACAGCATCTCCGATCAAAAAGCCAGAGTGAGTGCAGAGCCCCAGGAGTCTTTTGGCTTCTCGGGCCTCCGTAGTACCCGCGGAGCCCCGCCCATCCACGCGGACGTCCGCTGCCATGGCGACCCTGCTGCTGCTCCGCTCCCTGCGCCTCCACCGCCGTCTCCGGCACCGTCCGCGGCCCGCTGTAGGTGAGCAGCTCTGACCCCGGTGTCCGCGGCGACCGGAGGGACCGGGCGCCTCTCACCTTTACCTCTTTTCTGCCCCGCAGATGTACCCCTCAGGGCCGAAAGCCATGGCGCCCGCCTGCTGTACCCGGACCACATCCCTACCACCCCGCTGCAGAAGATGCTGCTGGCTGCGGGCGCGGCGGGAATGGCGCTCTACAACCCCTATCGCCACGGTAAGGCCGTTCACTCCTCGGTCTCGAAAGCTGCGACCGGTCAAGACTTCTGTCAAAGCCTTGGTTGTAGGCATCCAAACCTGGCTGCGCCTATCTCATAGTTACCTGGAACGTTTATGATAATCAGGTGCCTGATTCTAGCTACAACTGTTTTGGATCTTCTGGGcacagggaggagaagaggaaagaaacgtGAAATCTACAGGTCTGCCTTTTTGTAATTCTTGGGAGAGTCTGTCATCCTAGCATAGTATTCTCTGGGCCGAATGACTTACAGGTACACATTACAACATTCTCACTGAGTAGTAAGGAAACTTGGTAAGGGCCATGATCTTCAGGATTTTCTTTGCTGAAACAGTTCAAGAtcagcttcttttttgtttgtttgtttgtttttggtttttggtttttttgagacagggtttctcagtgtagccctggctgtcctggaactgactctgtagaccaggctggcctcgaactcagaaatccacctgcctctgcctctcaagtgctgggattaaaggcatgtgccaccactgcctggcaagatcAGCTTCTTATTCCGTACATACCCAGTCTTtgctcaaagaaagaaaagatgggaggaagagaaagaagagacatGTGATGTGGTTTATATAGGATCTGGTGACTGTACCTGAACTCAACGTTAgcgccattttttaaaaaattgttttgtttagacaaggtctcttatAGACTGGACTGGCCCCTAACTCCATagatagccaaggatgacttttaATTTCTGATCACCCTGCCTccctacctcctgaatgctgggcctacaggtgtgtgccaccatacccagtttatatgatgctgggaaccaaactcagggctttggGTGTGCTGAACAAGCACTGTGTCAGCCTAGTTACTGCCATTCATCACCGTTCAATCTCAAGGCCTGTACTAATCAGTGGAAACATGACACTCTGTCTCAGTAATGGTCTATGAAAGTGATTCCTACTGTTGATGAAAGCCACCATATTCCTATAGGTTTGTAATGTTAAGAACAGTAGCTAGCTGtcctggtggtgcacgcctttaatatagcacttggaaaacagaggcagaaagatctctgaatttgaggccagcctggtctacataatgagttccaggacagcctgtactacaaaaagaaactgtctcaaaacaaacaaacaaacaaacaaaagaatccatTCTCTGTCTTTTCCCATCTCTGTCCTTTCAGACATGGTTGCAGTTCTAGGGGAGACCACAGGATGCCACACCCTGAAATTCCTCAGGGATCAGATGAAGAAGGATCCAGAGGGTGCCCAGATTCTACAGTAGGTCCCTACTTTGCCTTGGCATTTGGTCAGGGTATGTCTGCCCTCATCCTGTAAGGAGCCCCTCAGAGGACCATGGGTGGGTATATTGCCTGGGGTACTGCTCAAAGCCAGGAGCGCACATCTGTGTCTGTGGGATGGACCCCCTGGATTATACAATATGTCAGCTTAGTCCTATGTAAACCGCAGACTCTGCTTGCATTAAGCTCCCAACAGCTAGCTGTACCTCTCCAGATGTGCTGTGTCTATCCTTTCCCTGGCATCTGTGGCCCTTCTTCTCTGACTTGATTCTGCCTTTGAAGGCACCAGCTCAGCCCTGGGTTGGGATCATTTCCATAGTCCCTAGTACTGCAGTGTTCCCTTAGGGCTTGTGGCTACATAGATGTCCTGTGGCTACCTATGCccacttcagcttcctttatGTGACCCTTTCACTTGCCCTGGCTGACACATGCCCAGGCTTACCTCCTACATTCTGTCTTTCAGAGAGCGTCCCCGGATCTCCCTGTCTACCCTCGACCTGAGCAAGCTTCGGAGCCTGCCTGAAGGCTCTCTGGGCCGTGAGTATCTTCGCTTCCTGGATGTGAATGTGAGTTTCCAGGCTCTGGATATCCAGCACTTACCAGTAAGGGTGGAGGGTGGCATGGGAAGAGGTAGCCTAGAGTGGGAGGATGCCTAAGATGCCAACTAAGGCAGGAGTGCTTTTCAgtctgtgatatttttctttttttttttttttttttttttttNNNNNNNNNNNNNNNNNNNNNNNNNNNNNNNNNNNNNNNNNNNNNNNNNNNNNNNNNNNNNNNNNNNNNNNNNNNNNNNNNNNNNNNNNNNNNNNNNNNNNNNNNNNNNNNNNNNNNNNNNNNNNNNNNNNNNNNNNNNNNNNNNNNNNNNNNNNNNNNNNNNNNNNNNNNNNNNNNNNNNNNNNNNNNNNNNNNNNNNNNNNNNNNNNNNNNNNNNNNNNNNNNNNNNNNNNNNNNNNNNNNNNNNNNNNNNNNNNNNNNNNNNNNNNNNNNNNNNNNNNNNNNNNNNNNNNNNNNNNNNNNNNNNNNNNNNNNNNNNNNNNNNNNNNNNNNNNNNNNNNNNNNNNNNNNNNNNNNNNNNNNNNNNNNNNNNNNNNNNNNNNNNNNNNNNNNNNNNNNNNNNNNNNNNNNNNNNNNNNNNNNNNNNNNNNNNNNNNNNNNNNNNNNNNNNNNNNNNNNNNNNNNNNNNNNNNNNNNNNNNNNNNNNNNNNNNNNNNNNNNNNNNNNNNNNNNNNNNNNNNNNNNNNNNNNNNNNNNNNNNNNNNNNNNNNNNNNNNNNNNNNNNNNNNNNNNNNNNNNNNNNNNNNNNNNNNNNNNNNNNNNNNNNNNNNNNNNNNNNNNNNNNNNNNNNNNNNNNNNNNNNNNNNNNNNNNNNNNNNNNNNNNN
The DNA window shown above is from Mus pahari chromosome 3, PAHARI_EIJ_v1.1, whole genome shotgun sequence and carries:
- the Coq4 gene encoding ubiquinone biosynthesis protein COQ4 homolog, mitochondrial isoform X1; its protein translation is MATLLLLRSLRLHRRLRHRPRPAVDVPLRAESHGARLLYPDHIPTTPLQKMLLAAGAAGMALYNPYRHDMVAVLGETTGCHTLKFLRDQMKKDPEGAQILQERPRISLSTLDLSKLRSLPEGSLGREYLRFLDVNKVSPDTRAPTRFVDDEELAYVIQRYREVHDMLHTLLGMPTNMLGEVVVKWFEAVQTGLPMCTLGALFGPIRLRTQSLQVLFSELIPWAIQNGRRAPCVLNIYYEQRWDQPLTALREELGISPPPKHIQGLS
- the Coq4 gene encoding ubiquinone biosynthesis protein COQ4 homolog, mitochondrial isoform X3 encodes the protein MATLLLLRSLRLHRRLRHRPRPAVDVPLRAESHGARLLYPDHIPTTPLQKMLLAAGAAGMALYNPYRHDMVAVLGETTGCHTLKFLRDQMKKDPEGAQILQERPRISLSTLDLSKLRSLPEGSLGREYLRFLDVNKVSPDTRAPTRFVDDEELAYVIQRYREVHDMLHTLLGMPTNMLASSILPSALYECPRSIRASHPHSFPASRPLSQHLVTKDPCF
- the Coq4 gene encoding ubiquinone biosynthesis protein COQ4 homolog, mitochondrial isoform X2, with the translated sequence MATLLLLRSLRLHRRLRHRPRPAVDVPLRAESHGARLLYPDHIPTTPLQKMLLAAGAAGMALYNPYRHDMVAVLGETTGCHTLKFLRDQMKKDPEGAQILQERPRISLSTLDLSKLRSLPEGSLGREYLRFLDVNVSPDTRAPTRFVDDEELAYVIQRYREVHDMLHTLLGMPTNMLGEVVVKWFEAVQTGLPMCTLGALFGPIRLRTQSLQVLFSELIPWAIQNGRRAPCVLNIYYEQRWDQPLTALREELGISPPPKHIQGLS